The Rhizobium sp. ZPR4 DNA segment GAGTAGCACGGCATCCAGCCCGTCACCGTCGGGACGGGCAAAACCATCTTCCAGCGTCACGAAATCAACAACCGTGTCGAAACGCGCGACAAACGCCCGCCAGAAATTTTTCTGAACATCGCGCGGAGTGCGGGATTGCGCAGCAACATCTAACCCGATGCCGACCCTGAGGCCATTTGGATGCGTCATGTGAAATCCTGTTTCGTGATGATTATGAACCCCGAAGGCGGCCCCCGTTGCTTCCCAGGGTTTGCCGATCGCCATCGGAGGTGCCATGCCGTCAGGCAGCAGAAGTTTCGCGAGCCGCCAGACGGGCAATGATGAGCTGCTCCTGCGTAGCCTTCAGCGCAGTCACGCGCGCCGTGGCCTCCTCGAAAGAGGCTGCGGGCGGATAGATCGGCGTTAAACCGGGTTCGCCCGTCCTTTTGCCAATGTGCTTTTCGAAAGGCAGAGAGCGATAGAAGCTCGGGTCGACAGTCGGGTCGAAAAGGGGACGATAGCCGAGCGACAGATAGAAGGCTACGGCCTCCGGTTGACGAAAGCCGGTGCTAAGATAGGCCCGGCTATAGCCGAGTTGCCCAGCACTCTCCTCAAGCGCGATCATGATGCGGCGCGCCAATCCCTGACGCCGGAGATCCGGATGCGCCCATATCCGTTTGAACTCAGCGGTTTCATCGTCGTGGCTCATGAAGGCGCCGCCGGCAATGGTTTTGCCGCCACGCTGCAGCAGGAGAAAATCGCCAAGCGGCGGTGCAAACAGGGCGCTCGGATAGCGCATGATTTCCGCGCGTGCGCCGCCCGGACGGCTGGCGGCGCCATATCTGCCATCATACTCGCTGGCAAGGCCATCGATCAGCGGTTCTGCCGCCGGATCCAGCAATGACGACCGGACGATGATATCGCTCATGCATATGCCTCCAAACAATGTTCTGAAGGCTGCCCGGGGGCGGTCGTCAGGATCACCGATCTTGCCGACCACTCTGTAAACTCCGCTCAGCGCTTCGCACGCAGAGCATGCATGATTGATGGTCCGCTTCGCACGGCACGATCTTTCATTGTGCGGTCGATGATTGAAACATCATTGCCCGATTCATTTGTCTATTAAAATTATAGATTATATCATCGAATTATGCCGCCAGAGAGGCTCGAGCCCATCTGTTCGAGGCTCCCGCAACAAAGCGCAAATCGGCGGCTTGAAATCTGCGTCCGCACGTGGACATCCGCTGGGCCCTGCGTGGCCTTCCGATGGACCACGGTGCTGTTCGATGGATGGGCAGACGGACGATGCCGGAAAATCGAAATCGCCATTCCTGTTGATCTCCCTTAAATCTTTGAGCATCCATAGGCCAGCCAAGCAGCATGGCAATATGGATTTCGATGCGATCGATATGGAAGGAGCGCAAACCAAGTGGTCGAATTTAGAAGAGCGAACGACGCCGACCTTCAGGCGATCATCGCACTACTTGCAGAAGACGATCTCGGCGCAGGCAGAGAAGATACAAGCCTTCCTGTCCCAGATGCCTATCGAACAGCCTTCGCCGCGATTGATGCCGATCCCAATCAATTTCTGGCTGTTGTGACCGACAGTGGCAGCGTCATCGGCACCTTCCAGATCACGATCATTCCCAACATATCGAGATTAGGCGCGCTGCGAGGGCAGATCGAGGGCGTCAGGATCGCTGCTTCCCATCAGGGCAAGGGGATTGGCAAGCAGACGTTCGAATGGGCATTTGACTATTGCCGTTCGAGAGGTTGCTTTCTGGTGCAATTGACGAGTGACAAGTCACGCTCGGCGGCACTCCGCTTCTATGAACAGCTGGGATTTGTCGCCAGCCACATCGGTTTCAAGAAAGTCCTCTGAGGCGCGTACCGCAAGGGTTTGCCGCGCCGTGGCCCTTGCGAGATGCAGAGATCACGGCGCCTATCCATCGCTGTCGGCTTCGTGCCGTCACACTCTCCCGATCATGCTTCCGGGAACGTGCGATGCGTCCTTGCGCGAGATGGAATATTGGACAAGCAGAACCAGCAGAGCCGTGATCGCCAGGCAGAAAGCCAGGAAGAACATCGGTGCGGTGGCGCTGCCTGTCGCGTCCCGGATCCATGGGACAACATTCTGTGCGATAAAGCCGCCAAGATTGCCCACGGAATTTATCACCGCCAATCCCGCTGCCGCGCCTGCCCCCTTCAGGAATTTCGACGGCAAGCTCCAGAAGACAGGTTGCCCCGCAAAGATCCCCGCTGCCGCCAGACACAGGAAGGCAAATTGCAGCGCATGATTGGCTAGAACGGCGGATGCGACGAGGCAGATAATACCGACCACAGCAGGCCCGACAATATATGGGGTTTGCGATCTGGATCGGGCAGCCGCAGCCGGTACGACATAAAGGCCTATCGCGACCAGAACCCATGGAATGATGTTGAGAAATCCATTCGTCAGGCTATCGACCCCAAAGCTCTTGACGATCGTCGGCAACCAATAGCTCAACCCATACGCAGATAGCGGAAAGCCGATGAAGCAGATGGACATGAGCAGCACCCTGGCATCCAATAGCGTGGCAAGTGGATTGCGGCCATGGCTCTCGATCCCCGCATCCTCCGATGCCAATCGCTGCGCCAGCCATGCCTTTTCCGAATTACCGAGAAAAGCCGCCTGTTCAGGCCTATCCGGAAGCAGAAAGAGCGTGGCAATTCCAGCAAGCACGGCAGGAACACCGGTTGCAAGAAAGACCCATTCCCACCCTGCAAACCCGAACAGGCCATCGAGGCTGAGAAGAGTTCCACCCAGTGGCGCGCCGACGGCGTTGGCGACAGCGCTGAAGATCATGAACAAGCCGACCATCTTACCGCGATGTTCGGACGGATACCAAAGCGTCAGGAGATAGAGCACACCGGGAAAGAACCCTGCCTCGCACACACCAAGCAGGAAGCGAAGAATGTAGAACATCGTCGCATTGGCGGTGAATGCGAGCGCGATGGTTACGATCCCCCATGATACCAGGATACGCGCGAACCATTTGCTCGCACCAAACCTGGTCAGCAGAAGATTGCTCGGCACCTCGAAAATGAAATATCCGATGAAGAACAGCGATGCTCCCAGCCCATAGGCATATTCGCTGAGGCCGAGCGCATCGACCATCTGCAATTTTGCGAAACTGACATTCTGCCGGTCGATGTAAGCAATCAAGTACAGGAAGCCCAGCCAGGGCATCAACCGCCAAGTGATCTTGGCGACGAGGTCTTTTTCGGAAACCATCGATCTCCTCCTTTTATGGTTCTGAACGAAATGAATTAGTGGCTCTCGCGCGGGATCTTGGCGCCGCGTCCTCCGACCAGGAAATCGAGATCGGCGCCGGTATCGGCCTGCATGACCGTTCGAACGTAAAGGCCCTGATATCCGGAGGTCATTTGCGGCACCGGCTCCTTCCACGCCGCCCGCCGCCTTGCAAGCTCGTCGTCCGGCACGTCGAGAACCAATGTGCGGGCCTCGACATCGAGTGCGATAAAATCCCCTTGCTCGACGAGCGCCAGCGGACCGCCGGCGGCGGCTTCCGGCGATATATGCAGCACCACCGTTCCATAGGCGGTGCCGCTCATCCGGCCGTCGGAAACGCGCACCATGTCGCGCACGCCTTTCTCCAGCAGTTTGCTTGGCAAAGCCATGTTGCCGACCTCAGCCATGCCGGGATAGCCGCGCGGACCGGCACCCTTCAGAACGAGAACGGAATTCTCGTCGACATCAAGGTTCGGATCGTCGATCCTGGCATGGAAATCCTCGATATTTTCGAAGACGACGGCACGGCCGCGATGACGCATCAGATGCGGCGATGCAGCCGATGGTTTGAGCACGGCTCCATCAGGCGCAAGATTGCCCTTGAGGACGGCAATTCCCCCGCGGTCGACGAGCGGATTTGACCGGCTGCGGATGACATCCGAATTGTGATTGACGACATCGGCAATATTTTCTCCGACACTCCCCCCCGATACCGTGAGCGCGTCGAGGTGGAGAAGATCGGCGATTTCCTTCATCACGGCAGGGATGCCGCCGGCATAACAGAAATCCTCCATGAGGTATTTTCCCGACGGCATGAGGTCGACGATCGTCGGGACATCGCGGCCGAGCCTGTCCCAATCCTCCAGCGACAGGTCGACACCGATACGCCCAGCGATGGCGAGCAGATGAACGACGGCATTGGTCGACCCACCGATCGCGCCATTGATCTTGATGGCGTTCTCAAACGCCTGCCGCGTGAGAACCCTCGAAAGCCGCATATCCTCCTTGACCATGGCGACGGCGCTGCGCCCGGTCATGCGAGCGAGGCGCGCACGCCTCGCATCAACGGCGGGCCATGCCGCATTGGTCGGCAGGGCAACGCCAAGAGCTTCCACCATCGACGCCATGGTCGATGCCGTTCCCATCGTCATGCAGTGGCCGGGCGAGCGCGACATGGCGCTTTCCGCATCCATGAATTCTTGCCGGCTCATGGTGCCTGCCCTCACCTCCTCGGAGAATTTCCACACATCCGTGCCGGAGCCGATCGGCTTGCCGCGAAAATTGCCATTCAGCATCGGCCCACCGGAAATGACGATCGTCGGCAGATCGCAACTGGCCGCGCCCATCAGCAGCGACGGCGTGGTCTTGTCGCAGCCGGCCATCAGGATGACGCCGTCCATGGGATTGCCGCGGATCGCTTCTTCGACATCCATGGAAGCGAGGTTCCTGAAGAGCATCGCCGTCGGACGCAGGTTGG contains these protein-coding regions:
- a CDS encoding GNAT family N-acetyltransferase, translated to MSDIIVRSSLLDPAAEPLIDGLASEYDGRYGAASRPGGARAEIMRYPSALFAPPLGDFLLLQRGGKTIAGGAFMSHDDETAEFKRIWAHPDLRRQGLARRIMIALEESAGQLGYSRAYLSTGFRQPEAVAFYLSLGYRPLFDPTVDPSFYRSLPFEKHIGKRTGEPGLTPIYPPAASFEEATARVTALKATQEQLIIARLAARETSAA
- a CDS encoding GNAT family N-acetyltransferase; this encodes MVEFRRANDADLQAIIALLAEDDLGAGREDTSLPVPDAYRTAFAAIDADPNQFLAVVTDSGSVIGTFQITIIPNISRLGALRGQIEGVRIAASHQGKGIGKQTFEWAFDYCRSRGCFLVQLTSDKSRSAALRFYEQLGFVASHIGFKKVL
- a CDS encoding MFS transporter; the protein is MVSEKDLVAKITWRLMPWLGFLYLIAYIDRQNVSFAKLQMVDALGLSEYAYGLGASLFFIGYFIFEVPSNLLLTRFGASKWFARILVSWGIVTIALAFTANATMFYILRFLLGVCEAGFFPGVLYLLTLWYPSEHRGKMVGLFMIFSAVANAVGAPLGGTLLSLDGLFGFAGWEWVFLATGVPAVLAGIATLFLLPDRPEQAAFLGNSEKAWLAQRLASEDAGIESHGRNPLATLLDARVLLMSICFIGFPLSAYGLSYWLPTIVKSFGVDSLTNGFLNIIPWVLVAIGLYVVPAAAARSRSQTPYIVGPAVVGIICLVASAVLANHALQFAFLCLAAAGIFAGQPVFWSLPSKFLKGAGAAAGLAVINSVGNLGGFIAQNVVPWIRDATGSATAPMFFLAFCLAITALLVLLVQYSISRKDASHVPGSMIGRV
- a CDS encoding IlvD/Edd family dehydratase; translation: MTKDSKRRSQAWFGGVDKDGFIHRSWMKNGGLPDDVFDGRPVIGICNTFSEFTPCNAHFRELVTHIKAGVLEAGGLPLEFPVFSCGESNLRPTAMLFRNLASMDVEEAIRGNPMDGVILMAGCDKTTPSLLMGAASCDLPTIVISGGPMLNGNFRGKPIGSGTDVWKFSEEVRAGTMSRQEFMDAESAMSRSPGHCMTMGTASTMASMVEALGVALPTNAAWPAVDARRARLARMTGRSAVAMVKEDMRLSRVLTRQAFENAIKINGAIGGSTNAVVHLLAIAGRIGVDLSLEDWDRLGRDVPTIVDLMPSGKYLMEDFCYAGGIPAVMKEIADLLHLDALTVSGGSVGENIADVVNHNSDVIRSRSNPLVDRGGIAVLKGNLAPDGAVLKPSAASPHLMRHRGRAVVFENIEDFHARIDDPNLDVDENSVLVLKGAGPRGYPGMAEVGNMALPSKLLEKGVRDMVRVSDGRMSGTAYGTVVLHISPEAAAGGPLALVEQGDFIALDVEARTLVLDVPDDELARRRAAWKEPVPQMTSGYQGLYVRTVMQADTGADLDFLVGGRGAKIPRESH